Proteins co-encoded in one Methanothermobacter sp. genomic window:
- the oadA gene encoding sodium-extruding oxaloacetate decarboxylase subunit alpha codes for MKRIKIVETAFRDAHQSLLATRMRTRDMLPIAEDMDKVGFFSLEAWGGATFDTCIRYLNEDPWERLRKLDEKIKKTPIQMLLRGQNLVGYKHYPDDIVKKFVEKAYENGVDIFRIFDALNDIRNMKYAIKVAKDQGAHVQGTICYTISPYHTLDKYVEFAKELEALECDSVAIKDMAGLISPHDAYELVKALKEETDLLVNLHCHCTSGMTPMSYYAACQAGVDILDTAISPLSWGASQPPTESVVAALKDTPYDTGLNLKKLTQIKKYFEEIREKYKSILDPIAERIDTDVLIYQIPGGMLSNLVAQLKEQDALDRYDDVLKEMPKVRKDMGYPPLVTPTSQIVGIQAVMNVLSGERYKMVSNEVKDYFRGLYGRPPAPLNPEVAAKVIGDQKPIDCRPADILEPQFEKYKREGEKLGIIRKEEDILTFALYPTIAPKFLRGEIEEEPLEPPKEAVPGHAEAVPAQYIVEVDGDEFEVKVIPTGYLTVEEKPKRPEEPVEGAVESTMQGMIVKLKVKEGDIVEEGDVVAVIEAMKMENDIQAPHSGVVEKIYTQEGEKVEAGDILMVIK; via the coding sequence ATGAAAAGGATAAAAATTGTTGAAACAGCATTCAGAGATGCGCATCAATCACTCCTTGCAACCCGTATGCGGACACGAGATATGTTACCCATAGCCGAGGATATGGACAAAGTGGGCTTTTTTTCATTAGAGGCATGGGGTGGTGCAACATTCGATACTTGTATAAGATACCTTAACGAAGACCCATGGGAACGCCTAAGAAAGTTAGATGAAAAGATCAAGAAAACCCCTATACAGATGCTTTTAAGGGGACAGAACCTTGTAGGATATAAGCATTACCCTGACGACATAGTTAAAAAGTTTGTTGAAAAGGCTTATGAGAATGGTGTTGACATCTTCAGGATATTTGACGCCCTAAACGATATAAGAAATATGAAATATGCTATTAAAGTAGCTAAGGACCAGGGAGCCCACGTCCAGGGCACCATCTGCTATACAATAAGCCCATACCATACCCTCGACAAATATGTAGAATTCGCCAAGGAACTGGAAGCTCTGGAATGCGATTCAGTCGCTATAAAGGACATGGCTGGCCTGATATCACCACATGATGCCTATGAGCTTGTCAAAGCACTTAAGGAGGAGACAGACCTTTTAGTGAATCTTCACTGTCATTGTACGAGTGGGATGACCCCTATGAGCTATTATGCCGCGTGCCAAGCCGGTGTTGACATATTAGACACTGCAATATCACCCTTATCATGGGGTGCTTCACAACCTCCAACTGAGAGCGTGGTAGCCGCCCTTAAGGACACACCATATGATACTGGTCTTAACCTCAAAAAATTAACCCAGATAAAAAAATATTTCGAGGAAATCCGGGAAAAGTACAAGTCAATCCTAGACCCAATAGCAGAACGTATAGATACAGATGTCCTCATCTATCAGATACCTGGGGGAATGTTATCGAATTTAGTAGCCCAACTCAAAGAACAGGATGCCCTCGACCGTTATGATGACGTCTTGAAAGAAATGCCAAAAGTGAGAAAAGACATGGGATACCCGCCCCTGGTAACGCCCACAAGTCAAATTGTCGGAATACAAGCTGTTATGAACGTGCTCTCAGGTGAAAGATACAAGATGGTGTCAAACGAAGTCAAAGACTACTTCAGAGGCCTCTATGGGAGGCCGCCAGCACCTTTAAACCCAGAAGTAGCCGCCAAAGTAATAGGAGACCAGAAACCTATAGACTGCAGACCAGCCGACATACTAGAACCCCAATTCGAAAAATATAAGAGAGAAGGAGAGAAACTTGGGATAATCCGAAAAGAGGAAGACATCCTAACATTTGCACTTTATCCAACTATAGCACCAAAATTCCTCAGAGGAGAAATCGAAGAAGAGCCGCTAGAACCGCCAAAAGAGGCGGTACCAGGACATGCGGAGGCTGTTCCAGCCCAGTACATTGTAGAAGTAGACGGGGACGAATTCGAAGTTAAAGTGATACCTACAGGTTATTTAACTGTTGAAGAAAAACCAAAAAGGCCAGAAGAACCCGTGGAAGGTGCTGTGGAGTCCACAATGCAGGGGATGATAGTGAAATTAAAGGTTAAAGAGGGTGACATAGTAGAAGAAGGAGACGTTGTAGCTGTAATAGAAGCTATGAAAATGGAAAACGACATACAAGCACCACATTCTGGGGTTGTGGAGAAAATATACACCCAAGAGGGAGAAAAAGTGGAAGCAGGGGACATACTCATGGTGATAAAATAA
- a CDS encoding 4Fe-4S binding protein: protein MAKIIIDYDKCDACGECADLCPMEILIIVDDKLEVQNPEDCNECEVCMDVCPNEAIKVEPE, encoded by the coding sequence ATGGCAAAGATAATTATAGATTATGATAAATGTGATGCATGTGGAGAATGTGCCGATTTATGCCCAATGGAGATACTCATAATAGTCGATGACAAATTAGAGGTTCAAAATCCTGAAGACTGCAACGAATGTGAGGTGTGCATGGACGTATGCCCAAATGAAGCCATAAAAGTAGAACCGGAATAA
- a CDS encoding inositol-3-phosphate synthase produces the protein MGKIKIAITGVGNCASSLIQGIYYYTGKNEEDAIGLMHWDIGGYKPEDIEVVAAFDVDKRKVGKDLSEAIFAPPNCTKIFCEDIPWMDVEVSMGPVLDGVASHMKEYDEKYTFSVADKEPADVVEVLEDSGAEILLNYLPVGSEKATRYYAECALEAGTAFINNIPVFIASNPKWASRFEKAGLPLIGDDIKAQIGATITHRTLTQLFKNRGVRLDRTYQLNTGGNTDFLNMLNRDRLHSKKKSKTEAVQSILGDERLDPENIHIGPSDYVPWQKDNKICYLRMEGRIFGDIPMNLELRLSVEDSPNSAGCVIDAIRCCKLALKRGIAGPLTSISAYTMKHPPIQYPDEKAAKLVDKFITGEIER, from the coding sequence TTGGGTAAGATAAAAATCGCTATCACAGGCGTGGGGAACTGCGCAAGTTCCTTAATCCAGGGAATATACTATTACACAGGAAAAAACGAAGAGGATGCCATAGGATTAATGCACTGGGATATAGGCGGTTACAAGCCAGAGGATATAGAAGTAGTCGCAGCATTTGATGTTGACAAAAGAAAAGTGGGGAAAGACTTGAGCGAGGCAATATTCGCCCCCCCAAATTGCACGAAAATATTCTGTGAAGACATACCATGGATGGATGTCGAAGTCTCTATGGGTCCGGTTCTTGATGGTGTAGCATCCCATATGAAAGAATATGATGAAAAATACACATTCTCAGTTGCAGACAAGGAACCAGCAGATGTTGTGGAAGTCCTAGAAGACAGCGGCGCCGAAATACTCCTAAATTACTTGCCAGTTGGCTCAGAAAAGGCCACACGCTACTATGCTGAATGCGCATTGGAAGCTGGCACAGCCTTCATAAATAACATCCCAGTATTTATAGCAAGCAACCCAAAATGGGCATCCCGTTTCGAAAAGGCAGGCTTACCCCTAATCGGAGATGATATAAAAGCCCAGATAGGGGCCACCATAACACATAGAACGCTAACACAATTATTCAAAAACAGGGGTGTTAGATTAGATAGAACATATCAGTTAAACACTGGTGGAAACACTGATTTCTTAAACATGCTAAACCGGGACCGACTACATTCAAAGAAAAAATCAAAGACAGAGGCCGTACAATCCATCCTAGGCGATGAAAGACTAGACCCAGAGAACATACATATAGGCCCAAGCGATTATGTACCATGGCAGAAAGACAACAAAATCTGTTACCTTAGAATGGAAGGAAGAATTTTCGGCGACATCCCTATGAATCTTGAACTCCGCCTCAGTGTCGAAGATTCACCCAACTCTGCAGGTTGCGTCATAGACGCTATAAGATGTTGTAAATTAGCACTCAAAAGGGGAATTGCAGGTCCCTTAACATCTATATCAGCTTATACAATGAAACATCCGCCAATACAATATCCTGACGAGAAAGCAGCCAAGTTAGTTGATAAATTCATCACTGGGGAAATTGAAAGATGA
- a CDS encoding DUF2769 domain-containing protein produces the protein MDRFQEEYTRIMAMDKIEMQEEVKKLSEDCACPSCPSYKECGEKLFCILGESKCIKDERGCLCPTCLVASTLGIGISRNFYCTRGSEMDQRTKP, from the coding sequence ATGGATCGCTTCCAAGAAGAATATACAAGGATAATGGCAATGGACAAAATAGAAATGCAAGAAGAAGTTAAAAAGTTGTCAGAAGATTGCGCATGCCCATCATGTCCATCCTATAAAGAATGCGGTGAAAAACTATTCTGCATCCTAGGAGAATCAAAATGTATAAAAGATGAAAGGGGATGCCTATGCCCCACATGCCTAGTAGCATCCACACTAGGCATTGGGATTTCAAGAAACTTCTACTGTACTAGAGGCTCTGAAATGGATCAGAGAACCAAACCATAA
- a CDS encoding MBL fold metallo-hydrolase, producing the protein MKITCLIEDNGPSQFKIEHGLSLHIDQLDLLFDMGQSHYFIENAQKLGINISTVEYAIISHGHYDHGGGLPHFLKENNTANIYIGNSAFSKRYADNGSWRYVGLDSSLADNHRIKHLKDDTRLSIGCDIIVNIWDFFPKPMGNHKLYKISEDGIVKDDFKDEIVLIVESEDSLIVLTGCSHRGILNILETIKRKYDKPIKTLIGGFHIKAKEAPNLLEPFQNIKEIYTGHCTSKEAYNILNENLDNIKPLHTGTQIKIR; encoded by the coding sequence ATGAAGATAACATGTCTCATAGAAGATAACGGTCCCAGCCAATTCAAAATTGAACATGGACTATCATTACACATAGACCAACTAGATCTATTATTCGACATGGGACAATCCCACTACTTCATTGAAAATGCCCAAAAACTTGGCATAAACATATCCACAGTAGAATATGCTATAATCTCCCACGGACACTATGACCATGGAGGAGGATTACCACACTTCCTCAAAGAAAATAACACTGCGAACATTTATATTGGCAATAGCGCATTTTCCAAACGATACGCCGATAATGGATCCTGGCGTTATGTTGGCCTGGACAGTAGCCTAGCGGATAATCATCGAATAAAACACTTGAAAGATGACACTAGATTGTCCATCGGCTGCGATATAATAGTTAATATCTGGGATTTTTTCCCAAAACCAATGGGCAACCATAAACTTTATAAAATATCAGAGGATGGGATTGTAAAAGATGATTTCAAAGATGAAATAGTCCTAATCGTAGAATCAGAGGACAGTCTAATAGTTCTAACCGGATGCTCCCACCGCGGCATACTCAACATACTAGAGACAATAAAAAGAAAATATGACAAACCTATAAAAACCCTCATAGGGGGCTTCCATATAAAGGCCAAAGAAGCCCCAAACCTACTAGAACCATTCCAAAACATAAAAGAAATCTACACTGGCCATTGCACATCAAAGGAAGCATACAATATACTCAATGAAAACCTAGACAATATAAAACCACTCCATACAGGAACCCAAATAAAAATCAGATAA
- a CDS encoding SEC59/DGK1/VTE5 family protein: protein MTINDILGLALVYGYVAILLLIADKFQNLNISRKFVHIMVGNIIFILPVFKSWWVMTFLAAAPFILLTFLISPYSPFKMEHKVSSYGHGLGLVYYSISWTLLALLFFDHPWIIGIGIAAMSYGDGLASLIGEKYGRRKYNILGDVKSIEGSLAMFITLLITLPLILLYYLQPIKWLIIFVIAAVATIIEGITPRGLDNITACMGAVAVYLLI, encoded by the coding sequence ATGACAATCAATGATATACTCGGCCTGGCACTAGTATATGGTTATGTTGCAATCTTACTCCTTATAGCAGATAAGTTCCAAAACTTGAATATTAGTCGCAAATTTGTACATATAATGGTTGGTAATATCATCTTTATATTACCAGTCTTTAAAAGTTGGTGGGTTATGACATTCCTTGCAGCAGCACCTTTTATTCTATTAACTTTCCTTATAAGTCCCTATTCACCCTTTAAAATGGAACATAAAGTATCATCCTATGGTCATGGCCTTGGACTCGTATACTATTCCATTTCCTGGACTCTCCTCGCCCTACTATTCTTCGATCATCCATGGATTATTGGAATCGGAATCGCGGCAATGTCATATGGTGACGGCCTAGCATCACTCATCGGCGAAAAATATGGCAGAAGAAAATACAACATCCTAGGAGATGTTAAAAGTATCGAAGGATCCCTTGCAATGTTCATCACACTCCTAATAACACTACCACTAATCTTACTTTACTATCTACAGCCCATAAAATGGCTTATAATATTTGTTATAGCAGCCGTGGCCACGATAATAGAAGGCATCACACCAAGGGGACTTGACAACATAACAGCGTGCATGGGGGCAGTGGCAGTTTACCTCCTAATCTAG
- a CDS encoding UbiA family prenyltransferase has product MKAYIEILRPVNALMAVVSILLMALIGWEFNLRVLIAAVVVFMATGAGNIINDYFDYEIDAINRPGRPIPSGRIRRGVAGVYAIILFILASIFGFYLGLFPGFIVVGSSLLMIYYAHTLKRECFIGNFVVSFLTGLSFVFGGIIVGETVKAAYIGFYAFLMSMAREIIKDMEDIEGDRMEGAKTLPIKYGHKISSIIAAIFIFIASLTSPILYIIKIFSILYIPILSMAIIVFLGAAFKILSDPRKETASRVSKQIKIGMGITFIAFALGSETLTKIILGL; this is encoded by the coding sequence ATGAAAGCTTATATAGAAATATTAAGGCCAGTTAATGCCTTGATGGCTGTGGTTTCAATCCTTTTAATGGCCCTTATAGGCTGGGAATTCAATTTAAGGGTTCTGATAGCGGCTGTTGTTGTTTTCATGGCCACAGGGGCTGGTAATATTATTAATGATTATTTTGATTATGAAATCGATGCAATAAATAGGCCTGGGAGGCCTATACCGTCTGGTCGTATTAGAAGGGGGGTTGCGGGTGTTTATGCGATAATACTTTTCATTTTAGCTTCTATATTCGGTTTTTATCTGGGTTTGTTCCCAGGTTTTATAGTGGTTGGAAGTTCGCTGCTTATGATATACTATGCTCATACACTTAAAAGAGAATGTTTCATAGGCAACTTTGTAGTATCATTCCTGACAGGATTAAGTTTTGTATTTGGGGGTATAATAGTCGGTGAAACAGTCAAGGCGGCTTATATAGGATTTTATGCTTTCCTCATGAGTATGGCAAGGGAAATAATCAAGGACATGGAAGATATAGAAGGGGATAGAATGGAAGGAGCTAAGACGTTACCAATAAAGTATGGTCACAAAATTTCAAGTATAATAGCCGCTATTTTCATCTTCATAGCCAGTCTAACAAGCCCCATACTCTACATAATAAAAATATTCAGCATCCTCTATATTCCAATTTTATCAATGGCGATAATAGTATTCTTAGGGGCTGCGTTCAAGATTTTATCGGATCCTAGGAAGGAAACTGCCAGTAGGGTTTCCAAGCAGATAAAAATAGGGATGGGCATAACTTTCATAGCCTTCGCACTAGGGAGCGAAACATTAACAAAAATAATATTGGGATTATAG
- a CDS encoding pyridoxamine 5'-phosphate oxidase family protein encodes MGIVKIPLMSKEEYDEFISENFISRIAFSGEYPYIAPFLYVFDGEHLYFLSTKYGRKIELLKKNPYVAVEIEEFEPDLSSYKFVTLQGQIVEVTDQDEKNRVRRMFTDLIKEKGLSRKVLKALGHSPEDPLACLVKMERSYVWKLVDVVDITGIKSGE; translated from the coding sequence ATGGGGATTGTTAAAATACCCTTAATGTCAAAGGAAGAATACGACGAGTTTATAAGCGAGAATTTTATAAGTAGAATAGCCTTCAGTGGAGAATACCCCTATATAGCACCATTCCTTTATGTGTTTGATGGGGAACACTTGTACTTCCTTTCAACTAAATATGGACGGAAAATCGAACTCTTAAAGAAAAACCCCTATGTTGCAGTGGAGATAGAAGAATTCGAACCAGACCTTTCAAGTTACAAATTCGTGACACTACAAGGGCAAATAGTCGAAGTAACAGACCAGGATGAGAAGAATAGGGTTAGAAGAATGTTCACAGACCTGATCAAGGAAAAAGGCCTTTCTAGGAAGGTGCTTAAAGCCTTGGGCCATTCCCCTGAAGATCCACTGGCATGTCTTGTTAAAATGGAAAGATCCTATGTTTGGAAACTCGTAGATGTAGTTGATATAACTGGTATAAAAAGTGGAGAGTAA
- a CDS encoding rhodanese-like domain-containing protein produces MGDHVIVCPAHTAGSVCGAQIRDQDLTTIGYEKLTNPMLKLDKETFIEHKRNEKVYMPPYFKRMEKNNLEGAPLENPYLEPLNVQEFNDMIKEGAQLVDVRNPTSFSGGHIPGSLNIWSDGFPAFAGYFLDYEDPIIIVDENGSNELVRRSLIRLGYDNKYGYLQGGFPNWYINGMKCDKLEAWTVDQLKSQIDKGADFFILDVRKHADREKYHIEGSEHCWVGEIPENLDNIPDNLVVYCDSGYKSTMAASLLKINGYKNVRTLLGGITSWIKRGYPIKK; encoded by the coding sequence TTGGGTGATCATGTTATAGTATGTCCTGCGCACACCGCTGGTTCGGTCTGCGGCGCCCAGATAAGAGACCAAGACCTTACAACCATAGGATATGAAAAGTTAACAAATCCCATGCTAAAATTGGACAAGGAAACCTTCATAGAACATAAAAGGAATGAAAAAGTTTACATGCCACCCTACTTTAAAAGGATGGAAAAAAACAACCTAGAAGGAGCGCCATTAGAAAACCCCTACCTAGAACCATTAAATGTCCAAGAATTCAATGACATGATCAAAGAAGGGGCCCAATTGGTCGATGTTAGGAATCCCACAAGCTTCTCTGGAGGTCATATACCAGGAAGTTTGAACATTTGGAGCGATGGTTTCCCAGCATTCGCAGGATACTTCCTAGATTATGAGGATCCGATAATCATAGTAGATGAAAACGGATCCAACGAGCTTGTGAGAAGATCCCTTATAAGACTAGGATATGACAACAAGTATGGTTACCTCCAGGGTGGCTTCCCCAATTGGTACATTAATGGGATGAAATGTGACAAACTGGAAGCATGGACTGTAGATCAGCTTAAATCCCAGATTGACAAAGGTGCGGACTTCTTCATCCTAGATGTTAGGAAACATGCAGATCGTGAAAAATATCATATAGAAGGTTCCGAGCATTGCTGGGTCGGTGAAATCCCAGAAAACCTGGACAACATACCTGACAATTTGGTTGTTTACTGTGATTCAGGTTATAAGTCGACCATGGCAGCGAGTCTGCTCAAAATAAACGGTTACAAGAATGTTAGAACTCTCCTTGGGGGGATAACTTCTTGGATAAAAAGAGGTTATCCCATCAAAAAATAG
- a CDS encoding MBL fold metallo-hydrolase has product MLLEIVKSEGISHNSYFIGSDGEAAVIDPRRDVEIYLDLARENDMSIRYIFETHRNEDYTIGSLELTKYVDAEILHGDKLDFKYGTGVIEGDVFKLGLLELEILETPGHTYESISIVVEDDGKTPLMVFVGDVLFPGEVGRVDFFGEEKIPETASLLYESLHKKYYHWVIML; this is encoded by the coding sequence TTGTTACTTGAGATAGTAAAGTCGGAAGGAATATCCCATAATTCCTATTTTATAGGGTCGGATGGGGAAGCTGCGGTCATAGACCCTCGTAGAGATGTTGAAATCTACCTTGACCTTGCAAGAGAAAATGATATGAGCATACGCTACATCTTCGAAACACATAGGAACGAAGATTACACCATAGGATCATTGGAACTTACAAAATATGTTGATGCCGAAATACTCCATGGAGACAAACTAGACTTCAAATATGGGACCGGTGTAATTGAAGGTGACGTTTTCAAACTAGGACTTCTTGAGCTTGAGATCCTTGAAACACCAGGCCACACCTATGAGAGCATATCCATAGTCGTAGAAGATGATGGAAAAACCCCATTGATGGTATTTGTTGGTGATGTGCTATTCCCGGGAGAAGTTGGCCGGGTCGACTTTTTTGGGGAAGAAAAAATACCAGAAACTGCAAGCTTGCTCTACGAAAGCCTGCATAAAAAATATTACCATTGGGTGATCATGTTATAG
- a CDS encoding MEDS domain-containing protein has translation MGTDHHTFIIDGLKNNEKCIYITDQHKPNTIKKHLKEQGINPNNLKQFQILYADETYTKEGYFNPDKMIKILKRETEKAIKEGYTGLRVTGEMTWALKRVPGSERLIEYEAKLNKFFPKFKCVAICQYKKSAFEPETLKSIILTHPIIIWGGKVYRNFYYIPPKTLLEKDPAQVEVENWLKNLKREKDFLEFITRFTRTYKSFIEHSPFIIVVKDSSSRYVLVNNSFCKFAGKRRSEILGKTAYEIFDEETATILEYSDEVPLKGDDISFEREINGRHYYIQKFPIEIPTTTEKGIGVIMSDITEKKKFEEKLEKSMKNFLNIVENSPESIFIINKEGRVYYANQQAIEYFGLETEGISGKIIGKPLKPSMVQEIEILAADGSIRYAELRTAKTYWEGEECILISLRDITNIKEYEKSLEKSLKEKNAMLAELHHRVKNNLQVIISLINLQKKHMTKDKGQIQEIINRIKAIARAHEKLYHSEDLSFIDFKDYLKDMILELKATYPTQKVEFKCQIQDIKLDINQAIPTGLIINEALTNALKHAFPEGEGSVTIKACKKDGHINIIIKDDGVGFPENFRPEECETLGIKLMYALTKQLNGEIKIKGGKGVKIWLKFPQNTLKTR, from the coding sequence ATGGGAACAGATCATCATACATTCATCATAGACGGGCTCAAAAACAATGAAAAATGCATTTACATAACAGACCAACACAAACCCAACACAATAAAAAAACACCTCAAAGAACAAGGAATCAACCCAAACAACCTAAAACAATTCCAAATACTATACGCAGATGAAACATACACCAAAGAAGGCTACTTCAACCCTGATAAAATGATAAAAATCCTAAAAAGGGAAACAGAAAAGGCCATAAAAGAAGGATACACCGGCTTACGCGTCACAGGAGAGATGACCTGGGCTCTGAAAAGAGTGCCTGGGAGTGAAAGGCTGATAGAATATGAAGCGAAACTTAACAAATTCTTTCCAAAGTTCAAGTGCGTGGCAATATGCCAATACAAAAAATCTGCCTTTGAACCAGAAACCCTCAAAAGCATCATCCTAACCCATCCTATCATAATATGGGGTGGCAAGGTTTATAGAAACTTTTATTACATACCACCCAAAACTCTCCTTGAGAAGGATCCGGCTCAAGTAGAAGTTGAAAATTGGCTCAAGAACCTGAAACGTGAAAAAGATTTCCTAGAGTTCATCACTAGGTTTACAAGAACTTATAAGAGTTTCATTGAACATTCTCCTTTTATTATCGTGGTTAAGGATTCTAGTTCAAGGTATGTTCTCGTGAATAATAGCTTTTGCAAATTCGCAGGTAAAAGAAGATCAGAGATATTGGGAAAAACAGCCTATGAGATATTCGATGAAGAAACCGCCACAATCCTAGAATACTCAGATGAAGTACCATTAAAAGGCGATGACATTAGCTTTGAGAGGGAAATCAACGGCCGACATTATTACATACAAAAATTTCCAATTGAAATCCCCACCACCACTGAAAAGGGTATAGGCGTCATCATGTCAGATATTACTGAGAAGAAAAAATTCGAAGAAAAATTAGAGAAGTCGATGAAAAACTTCCTTAACATAGTTGAAAACAGTCCAGAGAGTATATTCATCATTAACAAGGAGGGTAGGGTATACTATGCCAACCAACAAGCTATAGAATATTTTGGCTTGGAAACAGAGGGTATATCGGGGAAGATTATAGGAAAACCATTGAAACCCAGCATGGTCCAGGAAATCGAAATTTTGGCAGCTGATGGGAGTATAAGGTATGCTGAATTAAGAACAGCCAAAACATACTGGGAAGGGGAGGAATGTATCCTCATATCATTACGTGACATAACCAATATCAAGGAATATGAAAAATCCCTCGAAAAAAGTCTCAAAGAAAAAAATGCAATGCTTGCAGAGTTACATCACCGGGTTAAAAACAACCTCCAGGTTATAATAAGTCTCATAAACCTCCAGAAAAAACACATGACAAAGGATAAAGGGCAAATACAGGAAATAATCAATAGGATAAAGGCAATAGCACGAGCCCATGAAAAACTATACCATTCAGAGGATCTATCATTCATAGACTTCAAAGATTACCTAAAGGATATGATATTAGAGTTGAAAGCAACATATCCAACCCAGAAAGTTGAGTTTAAATGTCAAATCCAGGATATAAAACTCGACATAAACCAGGCCATCCCCACTGGACTCATAATAAACGAGGCTTTGACAAATGCCTTGAAACATGCATTCCCAGAAGGTGAAGGGAGTGTAACCATAAAAGCATGCAAAAAAGACGGTCACATCAATATTATCATCAAAGACGATGGGGTTGGATTCCCAGAAAATTTCAGACCAGAAGAATGTGAAACATTAGGCATTAAACTGATGTATGCCCTCACCAAACAACTCAATGGCGAAATAAAAATAAAAGGAGGAAAAGGAGTTAAAATCTGGTTAAAATTTCCACAAAACACCCTCAAGACAAGATAG
- a CDS encoding circadian clock KaiB family protein, translating into MNEIILRLYITPKNPHAEAAIKKLQKIKKRININTEIIDITKNPELARKNHIIAIPTLDRIKPKPKRRIIGDLSDEKALLKFLGVPLE; encoded by the coding sequence TTGAACGAAATAATCCTCAGATTATATATAACCCCCAAAAACCCCCACGCAGAAGCAGCCATCAAAAAATTGCAAAAGATCAAAAAAAGAATAAACATCAACACTGAAATCATCGACATCACCAAAAACCCGGAATTGGCCCGGAAAAATCATATTATCGCAATACCAACCCTTGACAGGATAAAACCCAAACCCAAGAGGAGAATCATAGGAGACCTATCCGATGAAAAAGCCCTACTAAAATTCCTAGGTGTCCCCCTTGAATGA